A single genomic interval of Antechinus flavipes isolate AdamAnt ecotype Samford, QLD, Australia chromosome 1, AdamAnt_v2, whole genome shotgun sequence harbors:
- the LOC127556690 gene encoding atherin-like isoform X3 translates to MPTGSAAAGMTPSTGAKHQQPPPLPHSTSATAAARPPARCRRRSTTTTPVPLPAASIPRRCSCHRCRHGTAPQPGRSCSLGQRLRQSRNRLPSNGGSNDCSSSSLQPLPRSLLFLLLLLLPPPPPPPLLLPWVGGK, encoded by the exons ATGCCGACCGGAAGTGCAGCTGCAGGAATGACTCCCTCCACCGGCGCCAAACACCAAcaacctccccctctcccccactccaCTTCCGCCACTGCCGCCGCCCGCCCGCCAgcccgctgccgccgccgctctactactactactccagTCCCCTTGCCCGCTGCCAGTATCCCTCGTCGTTGCTCGTGCCACCGCTGTCGCCACGGTACAGCTCCTCAGCCGGGACGTAGCTGTAGCCTGGGCCAGCGGCTTCGGCAGAGCAGGAACAGGCTCCCTTCCAACGGCGGCAGCAACGactgctcctcctcctctcttcagCCTCTACCTcgctccctcctcttccttctcctccttctcctgccaccgccgccaccgccgccgctgctgctgcccTGGGTGGG gGGAAAGTGA
- the LOC127556690 gene encoding atherin-like isoform X1, producing MPTGSAAAGMTPSTGAKHQQPPPLPHSTSATAAARPPARCRRRSTTTTPVPLPAASIPRRCSCHRCRHGTAPQPGRSCSLGQRLRQSRNRLPSNGGSNDCSSSSLQPLPRSLLFLLLLLLPPPPPPPLLLPWGKVRRPQLRASSSSRRIPKEGVGVAFLPAFFSFPGRILEARNT from the exons ATGCCGACCGGAAGTGCAGCTGCAGGAATGACTCCCTCCACCGGCGCCAAACACCAAcaacctccccctctcccccactccaCTTCCGCCACTGCCGCCGCCCGCCCGCCAgcccgctgccgccgccgctctactactactactccagTCCCCTTGCCCGCTGCCAGTATCCCTCGTCGTTGCTCGTGCCACCGCTGTCGCCACGGTACAGCTCCTCAGCCGGGACGTAGCTGTAGCCTGGGCCAGCGGCTTCGGCAGAGCAGGAACAGGCTCCCTTCCAACGGCGGCAGCAACGactgctcctcctcctctcttcagCCTCTACCTcgctccctcctcttccttctcctccttctcctgccaccgccgccaccgccgccgctgctgctgcccTGG gGGAAAGTGAGAAGACCTCAACTTCGGGCGTCGTCGAGCTCGCGAAGGATACCAAAGGAAGGCGTTGGGGTGGCTTTCCTTCcagccttcttctcttttcccggGAGAATCTTAGAGGCCCGGAACACTTAA
- the LOC127556690 gene encoding uncharacterized protein LOC127556690 isoform X2, protein MPTGSAAAGMTPSTGAKHQQPPPLPHSTSATAAARPPARCRRRSTTTTPVPLPAASIPRRCSCHRCRHGESEKTSTSGVVELAKDTKGRRWGGFPSSLLLFSRENLRGPEHLRMKAIEWDLCPGFSPDLGNAARGWPRFGHLRYSIGFSGDLLATRWMCNFFF, encoded by the exons ATGCCGACCGGAAGTGCAGCTGCAGGAATGACTCCCTCCACCGGCGCCAAACACCAAcaacctccccctctcccccactccaCTTCCGCCACTGCCGCCGCCCGCCCGCCAgcccgctgccgccgccgctctactactactactccagTCCCCTTGCCCGCTGCCAGTATCCCTCGTCGTTGCTCGTGCCACCGCTGTCGCCACG gGGAAAGTGAGAAGACCTCAACTTCGGGCGTCGTCGAGCTCGCGAAGGATACCAAAGGAAGGCGTTGGGGTGGCTTTCCTTCcagccttcttctcttttcccggGAGAATCTTAGAGGCCCGGAACACTTAAGGATGAAGGCGATAGAATGGGATCTGTGTCCCGGCTTCTCCCCAGATTTAGGGAACGCTGCTCGTGGGTGGCCACGTTTTGGACACCTTCGCTATTCGATTGGATTTTCAGGTGATCTCCTCGCGACCAGGTggatgtgcaatttttttttttaa